The following proteins are co-located in the Polystyrenella longa genome:
- a CDS encoding lysylphosphatidylglycerol synthase transmembrane domain-containing protein, which translates to MSPNPIRIGYRLTGYFWKEFLFTALPEERGAAPIKRKQYLYLIAGLLVSVVCLIYALYGIEFSELIDAFAQANYLSLPIMWFFLFLFFLLKGIRWKWLLTPIGDYPLSKVVPPMMIGFMGNNIYPAHLGDFIRVYVFSKRNNVPYVAILSGIIFERVLDLIALLGLTGCALFFLPDVDENVRKASLLFAAGTVIGLSFLYLYVFFTVPFLKFCRKLLFLAPVSIQDKILNQLELAASGFNVLRNPKLLIILLLNSFLQWACNATTIYIALWGFGVDVSPLAACLVLGVTAFGVMIPSSPGFFGVIQLCFMVSLVPLGVAKSDAVAASFYYHICQYVPVTIAGFYYMFKVGLHMKDLENAADVETETGTET; encoded by the coding sequence ATGTCCCCAAATCCGATCCGGATTGGTTATCGACTTACAGGGTATTTCTGGAAAGAGTTCTTATTCACTGCGCTGCCCGAGGAAAGAGGAGCTGCACCCATTAAACGGAAACAGTATCTCTATTTAATTGCCGGCTTGCTGGTCTCAGTTGTCTGCCTGATCTATGCGTTATATGGCATTGAATTCTCCGAGCTGATAGATGCCTTCGCTCAGGCAAATTATCTATCGCTGCCCATCATGTGGTTTTTCCTGTTTCTTTTTTTCCTGCTCAAAGGTATTCGATGGAAATGGTTGCTGACCCCTATCGGTGACTACCCACTGAGCAAAGTTGTCCCTCCCATGATGATCGGCTTCATGGGGAACAACATCTATCCGGCTCATCTGGGGGATTTCATCCGGGTTTATGTCTTTTCCAAACGGAATAACGTGCCTTACGTGGCAATTCTGTCTGGAATTATATTTGAACGCGTTCTCGACCTCATCGCGTTACTGGGACTAACTGGCTGTGCCTTGTTCTTTCTGCCTGACGTCGACGAAAACGTGCGCAAAGCCAGCCTGCTATTCGCTGCGGGCACGGTCATCGGCCTAAGCTTCCTGTACTTGTACGTTTTCTTCACCGTCCCCTTTCTGAAGTTTTGCCGCAAGCTCTTGTTTCTGGCTCCTGTTTCAATCCAGGATAAAATTCTGAATCAACTCGAACTGGCGGCAAGTGGATTCAACGTCTTGCGTAACCCGAAACTGCTGATCATATTATTGCTGAATTCGTTTCTGCAATGGGCCTGCAATGCGACAACAATCTATATCGCACTCTGGGGTTTCGGAGTGGATGTTTCCCCGCTCGCTGCCTGTCTTGTGCTTGGCGTCACTGCGTTTGGAGTAATGATCCCCTCCTCTCCCGGTTTCTTTGGCGTTATCCAACTCTGCTTCATGGTCAGCCTGGTACCGCTTGGTGTCGCGAAGTCAGACGCTGTTGCAGCGTCGTTTTATTATCACATCTGCCAGTACGTGCCAGTGACGATCGCCGGTTTCTACTACATGTTTAAAGTTGGGCTGCACATGAAGGACCTAGAAAATGCAGCAGATGTTGAAACAGAAACGGGAACAGAGACCTGA
- a CDS encoding pyridoxal phosphate-dependent decarboxylase family protein translates to MTTDFPDALHAPLSRVQTAFDPALFAELSAEWRTCLLAHFERVANREEKVLNWDPPYANIALARQYLQQGTQHQTDQHPVDMKSQVDLEDISLRFRQLLQASLDHGQNLHHPRYIGHQVPASVPLAGLFDAMGAVTNQVMAIYEMGPWATAVEGALVQEIGQRLGFATNSFSGLVTHGGSLANLTALLTARNVMLENSWTSGMHSRTDSPVIVTHEAAHYGIARAAGILGIGTDHILKAGLDSRHRLDPVQLDQLLTELQSAGKTAMAVTACSCATPVGAFDPLEEIAEVCQRHQVWMHVDAAHGGAAMFSDRHRHLLKGIELADSVICDAHKMMFVPALCAFVFYRNRDHRFQAFQQSAPYLFDPSAPGMAEIDSGMRTVECTKRAAAMGLWGLWSLLGEQILSDMVDVTFELGQVFHRKLTDAPDFEVLHQPECNIVAFRYLPEEIRSSPQADKSAFQRKLRHRLIESGQFYIVQAEIDGCAALRVAIMNPTTTPGDLDDLLDALRVLGRELFTA, encoded by the coding sequence ATGACCACTGACTTTCCGGACGCCCTACATGCTCCCCTGTCTCGGGTTCAAACGGCTTTTGACCCCGCTCTATTTGCCGAACTTTCCGCTGAATGGCGAACCTGTCTGCTGGCGCATTTCGAACGAGTCGCCAACCGTGAGGAAAAAGTTCTCAACTGGGATCCTCCTTACGCGAATATCGCGTTGGCTCGTCAATACCTGCAACAGGGCACTCAACACCAAACTGACCAACACCCAGTCGACATGAAGTCCCAAGTCGACTTGGAAGATATTTCCCTTCGCTTTCGCCAATTACTGCAGGCCAGTCTCGATCATGGTCAAAACCTGCATCACCCCAGGTACATTGGTCATCAGGTACCCGCATCCGTTCCGCTCGCCGGTTTGTTTGATGCCATGGGCGCCGTCACGAACCAGGTCATGGCCATTTACGAAATGGGGCCTTGGGCAACTGCCGTGGAAGGGGCTCTAGTACAGGAAATCGGACAACGACTCGGTTTCGCAACCAACTCTTTTTCCGGACTGGTCACCCACGGGGGATCTCTCGCTAACCTGACTGCTCTTCTGACCGCCCGGAATGTTATGTTAGAGAACAGTTGGACGTCCGGAATGCATTCCCGAACAGACTCACCTGTTATCGTAACACACGAAGCGGCGCATTACGGCATCGCCCGCGCCGCAGGCATTCTTGGCATCGGTACAGACCACATTCTCAAGGCAGGGCTCGATTCCAGGCATCGACTCGACCCTGTCCAATTAGACCAACTCCTGACAGAATTACAGTCGGCCGGAAAAACGGCCATGGCCGTTACCGCCTGTAGCTGTGCCACGCCGGTAGGTGCCTTTGATCCGCTGGAAGAAATCGCAGAGGTCTGTCAACGACACCAGGTTTGGATGCACGTCGATGCCGCACATGGGGGAGCCGCGATGTTCAGCGATCGACATCGACATCTCCTCAAAGGAATCGAACTTGCCGACAGCGTGATCTGTGACGCTCATAAAATGATGTTCGTCCCCGCGCTGTGCGCGTTCGTTTTCTATCGAAATCGCGATCACCGGTTCCAGGCGTTCCAGCAAAGCGCTCCCTATCTGTTCGACCCATCGGCTCCAGGCATGGCCGAGATCGACAGCGGAATGCGAACCGTCGAATGCACGAAACGAGCGGCGGCGATGGGCCTGTGGGGTCTCTGGTCTCTCTTAGGGGAACAAATCCTGTCCGACATGGTCGATGTCACGTTTGAACTCGGTCAAGTCTTTCATCGAAAATTGACAGACGCCCCCGACTTCGAAGTCCTGCATCAACCGGAATGCAACATCGTGGCGTTTCGCTATCTACCAGAAGAAATACGCTCGTCACCACAAGCAGACAAGAGCGCCTTTCAACGAAAGTTGCGGCATCGCCTGATTGAATCGGGACAGTTCTATATTGTGCAGGCAGAAATTGATGGGTGCGCGGCACTCCGAGTCGCCATTATGAACCCCACGACCACCCCCGGCGATCTCGACGACTTACTCGATGCCTTACGCGTGTTGGGCCGGGAATTGTTCACCGCTTAG
- a CDS encoding sugar phosphate isomerase/epimerase family protein → MFIAASTHCLGDLSFADACRQLSELEYDRVEIWMDENSNHLKPSYVAADPERFNNQFREMSRLTPVAFSVNHDIDLATLTELAKAAKLMRFTQITVPAAPLGTPFNTEIDRLRSFVQATSIEGIQVSIKTEIGHLTEDPRTAVELCQSVKGLGLTLDPSHYICGPLAGKSHDMVYPYVNHVQLRDTSPKQLQVQIGLGEVDYNRLISMLEAQEYNLALSVELLPDLLDKEERPLEMRKMRMLLDSLL, encoded by the coding sequence GTGTTTATAGCTGCGTCCACACATTGTTTAGGTGACTTAAGTTTCGCCGACGCCTGCCGACAGCTTTCGGAATTGGAATACGACCGCGTCGAAATCTGGATGGATGAGAATAGCAATCATCTAAAACCCTCTTATGTAGCGGCGGACCCGGAACGGTTTAATAACCAGTTTCGGGAAATGTCCCGTCTAACCCCGGTTGCCTTCAGCGTTAATCACGATATCGATCTCGCAACACTGACCGAACTGGCCAAAGCAGCCAAATTGATGCGGTTCACGCAGATTACCGTCCCCGCTGCCCCTCTGGGAACTCCGTTTAATACTGAGATCGACCGCCTGCGTTCATTCGTTCAGGCAACCTCTATCGAGGGAATCCAGGTCTCTATCAAAACGGAAATCGGCCATCTGACCGAAGATCCCCGCACTGCAGTCGAACTCTGCCAGTCTGTCAAAGGACTTGGTTTAACTCTCGACCCCAGCCATTACATTTGCGGTCCCCTTGCTGGGAAATCGCACGACATGGTCTACCCGTACGTCAATCACGTACAACTACGAGATACCTCTCCCAAACAACTCCAGGTGCAGATTGGACTGGGTGAAGTCGATTACAATCGATTGATCAGCATGCTCGAGGCACAAGAATACAACCTCGCCCTCTCCGTCGAATTGCTCCCCGACTTGTTGGACAAGGAAGAACGACCTCTCGAGATGCGAAAAATGCGGATGCTGCTCGACTCTCTGCTGTAA
- a CDS encoding NUDIX hydrolase: MTEEIFDIVNERDEVIGQAPRSQVHAEKLLHRAVHVFVFNSQGEMLLQKRTATKDEYPNCYTSSASGHVSAGETYDETAPRELEEELGITGNLQRLKKIAGTPENAYEHAVLYQLTSDAPITPDPGEIASICFLSLTETDRLVAKSPEDFTPPFLQLYRWYREQDHSKE; this comes from the coding sequence ATGACCGAAGAAATATTCGATATCGTCAACGAACGAGACGAAGTCATCGGTCAAGCTCCGCGATCACAGGTTCACGCTGAAAAACTGCTCCACCGGGCCGTGCATGTTTTTGTCTTTAACTCCCAAGGTGAGATGCTGTTACAAAAGCGAACCGCCACTAAAGACGAATACCCAAACTGCTACACCTCTTCCGCTTCCGGCCATGTCAGCGCTGGCGAGACCTATGACGAAACTGCCCCCCGAGAACTGGAAGAAGAACTCGGTATAACGGGCAATCTGCAGAGATTGAAGAAAATCGCGGGTACACCGGAGAACGCATACGAGCATGCTGTTCTCTATCAATTAACTAGCGACGCCCCCATCACACCCGACCCGGGTGAAATCGCCTCAATTTGTTTCCTTTCTTTGACCGAAACCGACAGACTGGTCGCGAAGTCTCCTGAGGACTTCACTCCTCCCTTTTTGCAGCTTTATCGCTGGTATCGGGAACAAGATCATTCGAAGGAATAA
- a CDS encoding LptF/LptG family permease — MRLLQRYILMELLRVFVLLLSGLTIMLVFVGVFREATERGLGPVQVLQIMPYIIPSLLPFTIPATFLLTVCVVYGRMAGDLEITAAKAAGINVLSLLWPSFIMGAVLSLSALLMTDQVIPWAMHNIQKQVTLAMEDIFLDMLRSQGSFRDRDRGISITVRDVREKTLIEPTIIYTPNRNTPITLQATSAEIAFDLDTREIILTFRELRAGLPSQFSLYTNDDREFRFPMPDAVRDPKPRHLTIRDIRHKSDSLGNEYVENREWLEIESAFTVAMGDFDRLFDSSLTNHDAQAEYNEEELRKLDTEVFSRFSMSSSCIFFALLGGPFSIAHGRKQFLTNFFLCFMPVLLLYYPVSMLMMTLSKTGTVNPVWAMWIGNLLLLIAAVRIIRKVLQH; from the coding sequence ATGCGGTTACTACAGCGATACATTCTAATGGAACTCCTCCGCGTGTTCGTGCTACTGCTCAGCGGTCTCACGATCATGCTTGTCTTCGTGGGAGTCTTCCGCGAAGCGACCGAGCGAGGTCTGGGACCTGTTCAAGTCCTGCAGATCATGCCCTATATTATTCCCAGCCTCCTGCCGTTTACGATTCCTGCCACATTCCTGCTGACGGTTTGTGTCGTGTATGGAAGAATGGCGGGCGACCTCGAAATTACCGCAGCTAAAGCGGCTGGAATCAACGTCCTTTCGCTACTCTGGCCCTCGTTTATTATGGGAGCCGTACTAAGCCTGTCTGCCCTGCTGATGACGGATCAGGTCATTCCCTGGGCCATGCACAACATTCAGAAGCAGGTCACCCTGGCGATGGAGGACATCTTCCTGGATATGCTGCGTTCGCAGGGTAGCTTTCGAGACCGGGACAGGGGAATATCGATCACCGTGCGCGATGTTCGCGAGAAGACGTTAATCGAACCAACCATTATTTATACGCCCAACAGAAATACCCCGATCACGCTACAGGCCACCTCGGCCGAAATCGCCTTTGATCTGGATACTCGGGAGATCATTCTTACCTTCCGGGAACTCCGCGCCGGGCTTCCGAGCCAATTTTCCCTGTATACGAATGACGATCGGGAGTTTCGGTTCCCGATGCCCGATGCCGTTCGGGACCCGAAACCGCGACACTTAACAATCCGAGATATCCGCCACAAATCGGATTCTTTAGGGAACGAATACGTCGAGAATCGGGAATGGCTGGAGATTGAATCCGCATTTACGGTCGCCATGGGAGATTTTGATCGCCTGTTCGACTCGTCCCTCACCAACCACGATGCCCAGGCCGAATACAATGAGGAAGAACTGCGCAAGCTCGATACCGAGGTTTTTTCCCGGTTTTCGATGTCCAGTTCCTGTATCTTCTTCGCTCTATTAGGCGGACCCTTCTCGATTGCACACGGCCGCAAGCAGTTCCTGACCAACTTCTTCCTCTGCTTTATGCCCGTATTACTCCTGTATTACCCGGTTTCGATGCTGATGATGACTCTATCCAAGACTGGTACGGTTAACCCCGTTTGGGCGATGTGGATCGGAAATCTCCTCCTGCTAATTGCCGCCGTAAGAATTATCCGCAAAGTACTCCAGCATTAA
- the rpsT gene encoding 30S ribosomal protein S20 encodes MPNIRSAKKTLRKNAVRRLRNRIQRSSLRSVLKKCREAAEGTDQEATQAAFRLAVKRLDQAAAKNLIHKNKAARLKSRLSKMIKKSTQASA; translated from the coding sequence ATGCCTAATATTCGATCTGCCAAAAAGACACTCCGAAAGAACGCCGTCCGTCGCTTGCGAAATCGCATCCAACGAAGTTCACTGCGTTCCGTCCTCAAAAAATGCCGCGAGGCCGCAGAAGGCACCGATCAGGAAGCGACTCAAGCCGCCTTCCGCTTGGCTGTCAAACGCCTGGACCAGGCTGCCGCAAAAAACCTGATCCACAAAAACAAAGCCGCCCGCTTGAAGTCACGACTTTCTAAAATGATTAAAAAGTCGACCCAAGCCTCCGCCTAA
- a CDS encoding DUF1559 family PulG-like putative transporter has product MKIMSRRRRGFTLIELLVVISIIGTLMALLIPAVQNAREAARVLQCRNNMKNMSLAVHNYASARGGKLPVLAQEIGGTEFGWPISLMGFVDQAAVDREVRETGIVPTNLVLGVFTCPDDVNSTGLPYGLSYAANGGFMPADVWGNSTPDYSFILESIDWNRDNAINSGDSVIARGTGVFFRPSNTANPVSSMTLDYISNGDGLSNTVMFAENIQSRDFRSSATGDIAFGVSVAVGGAGKPNIALATGAIGLRDASDDDVLDPALGTREALRLLNGSSPGEGAVAFDLKDAPTGVDNASINANRESAQPGEAPRPSSNHPGVVIVGLCDGSVRTMGEAVDTAVYTRSLTTNGSRFGQYVGEGQTFVAD; this is encoded by the coding sequence ATGAAAATCATGTCACGCCGCCGTCGCGGTTTTACTCTGATTGAACTGCTGGTCGTTATCTCGATCATCGGTACCCTGATGGCACTGCTCATCCCCGCCGTGCAGAACGCACGCGAGGCTGCTCGAGTGCTGCAATGTCGCAATAATATGAAGAACATGTCGCTGGCAGTTCATAACTATGCCAGTGCCCGCGGCGGAAAATTACCTGTCTTGGCTCAGGAAATAGGAGGGACCGAGTTTGGATGGCCAATTTCTTTGATGGGATTTGTCGACCAAGCTGCCGTGGATAGAGAGGTTCGTGAAACCGGAATCGTTCCTACGAATCTGGTCTTGGGGGTCTTTACTTGTCCCGATGACGTGAACAGCACTGGCCTGCCCTACGGTTTGAGTTATGCTGCCAACGGAGGGTTTATGCCTGCAGATGTTTGGGGGAATAGCACACCTGATTATTCATTCATACTAGAAAGTATCGATTGGAATCGTGATAATGCAATTAATTCAGGAGATAGTGTTATTGCTCGAGGAACCGGTGTATTCTTCCGCCCGTCTAACACGGCGAATCCTGTCTCTTCAATGACATTAGATTATATCAGTAATGGTGATGGTCTATCCAATACTGTAATGTTTGCAGAGAACATTCAATCAAGAGACTTCAGGTCTTCTGCAACTGGCGATATCGCCTTTGGGGTTTCTGTAGCTGTAGGTGGTGCTGGTAAGCCCAATATTGCATTAGCTACGGGTGCGATTGGCCTGAGGGATGCATCAGATGATGATGTCCTTGATCCAGCTCTAGGAACCAGAGAAGCCCTTCGTTTACTCAATGGATCGAGTCCAGGTGAGGGAGCAGTTGCATTCGATTTGAAAGATGCTCCCACTGGCGTTGATAATGCCTCAATTAATGCGAATCGAGAATCAGCCCAGCCTGGCGAGGCACCGAGACCAAGTTCAAACCATCCCGGTGTAGTTATTGTTGGACTATGTGATGGTTCTGTCAGAACGATGGGTGAGGCAGTCGATACAGCAGTTTACACTAGGTCTCTGACCACAAATGGCTCTCGGTTTGGGCAATACGTCGGTGAAGGTCAGACTTTCGTTGCTGACTAA
- a CDS encoding PulJ/GspJ family protein: MISTTATTRTTSARRGFTLVELLVSIVLVTIMMFAFAQVFRVATDTIVQTSGISNNDEKARTLTTILKSDLETRTFRNVIPFAAGETAPVPTDTDFELRNFSERIGYIYISDNNVNDDTDDVLQLTIDRYISGQVTDTDLDNLIYGKATTLANSDEDLDIDQPSWSDFQQDLIGNEGLTASRYAEVAYFVRNGNLYRRVLLLYQPVEEAKNQPQTSGSTDLITGDYDATVDALTTYATGDFWNDFDISAFHDGTKLTLNGVGKTLSAQNSLENTASGISNPLAHPRTRFGFSFGTGLPREFIQESGTPIYVGRFTHAETSHSAFTYPGAAGSSPLDVTTLDDANDDGLIDDFDTSGEGGPRQFEDLLMTNVLSFDVKLWDEQLNSFVDIGHGLPGGDFTYGTTTVRDTYSPLPASYPGNIFDTWHPTVDLFPSDTVNDDPPYRPDDGTNPTPVRAIQITIRYWDTRSERTRQLTIQHSLID, from the coding sequence ATGATTTCAACCACTGCCACAACCAGAACAACATCAGCCCGACGTGGTTTCACTCTGGTCGAACTGTTGGTGTCCATCGTCCTGGTGACCATCATGATGTTCGCCTTTGCGCAGGTCTTCCGTGTCGCGACTGACACGATCGTCCAGACGAGCGGCATTTCGAACAACGATGAAAAAGCCCGCACGCTGACCACCATTCTCAAAAGCGATCTGGAAACACGCACATTCCGGAATGTGATTCCTTTTGCTGCAGGCGAGACCGCTCCTGTTCCTACTGACACTGACTTCGAATTGAGAAATTTCAGCGAACGAATCGGATACATTTATATCTCCGATAACAACGTCAACGATGACACGGACGATGTATTGCAATTGACGATTGACCGCTATATTTCGGGGCAAGTGACGGACACCGATCTTGATAATCTGATTTATGGTAAAGCGACCACATTGGCAAATAGCGATGAAGACTTAGATATTGATCAACCCAGTTGGAGTGATTTTCAGCAGGACTTGATTGGGAACGAAGGGCTCACCGCATCTCGATATGCTGAAGTTGCTTACTTCGTACGGAATGGAAACCTATATCGGCGTGTCTTATTGTTGTATCAACCTGTTGAAGAAGCCAAGAACCAACCGCAGACTAGTGGCAGTACCGATTTGATCACGGGGGATTACGACGCCACTGTCGACGCGCTTACCACTTATGCGACCGGAGACTTCTGGAACGACTTCGATATCTCCGCGTTTCATGATGGAACAAAGCTGACGCTCAATGGTGTTGGCAAGACTTTAAGTGCTCAAAACAGTCTAGAAAATACTGCAAGTGGAATCTCCAATCCGCTCGCGCATCCGCGAACTCGGTTCGGGTTCAGCTTTGGAACCGGGTTGCCGCGGGAATTCATTCAGGAATCGGGGACCCCGATTTATGTTGGCCGCTTTACCCATGCAGAGACGTCCCATTCCGCGTTTACTTATCCGGGGGCTGCGGGGTCCAGCCCATTGGATGTCACGACCTTGGATGACGCAAACGACGATGGGTTGATCGATGACTTTGATACGTCTGGCGAAGGGGGGCCTCGACAGTTCGAGGACTTGTTGATGACCAACGTGCTCAGTTTCGATGTGAAATTATGGGATGAACAGCTGAACTCGTTCGTTGATATTGGCCACGGATTGCCGGGTGGCGATTTTACCTATGGCACTACCACAGTGCGGGATACTTATTCTCCGCTGCCAGCTTCGTATCCGGGAAATATCTTCGATACGTGGCATCCCACTGTCGATTTGTTTCCATCGGACACTGTGAATGATGATCCACCTTATCGCCCCGATGACGGAACAAATCCTACACCCGTTCGCGCGATTCAAATCACTATTCGGTATTGGGATACACGAAGTGAGCGGACGCGGCAGTTGACGATTCAACATTCACTGATTGATTAA
- a CDS encoding type IV pilus modification PilV family protein → MIRAFQTTRSDTQHARTGRTGTTLVEVLISILLMGIGLVALATMFPAAILRTVRAHHLTSATSLRFNVETMLDMYPGYVDQWDDGSFPGAIPSPGVSGYIVVDPQGYIDALDLGSGNENLYGDTITRQTFDTSLTMLDLDRDISGAGDRDDAVLFTTSSDTWEPLVTAAVESFVPPYEYVDVDPKADLTGINDMVGNQTGLVRARAILFSSTGKGAEYRFLTGVEPGSPNRIHWSETFDSVDRNNDGDATDTYPVASTFSPERVQLEVSDPRLSWLMSVRRTYIDGTQVNNNADIVVFFNRSFEPDSETVYTGSTLTIGSAVAEINASDLEPPPKVGNFIFDAEKCHWYKIVSVESTNPYVVSIDRPAVKSSTKLMLVRNVIDVYPLKAFTTD, encoded by the coding sequence ATGATTCGCGCATTTCAGACAACGCGATCGGACACACAACACGCCCGCACCGGACGAACCGGTACCACGCTGGTTGAAGTGTTAATCTCCATTCTCTTAATGGGAATTGGGCTGGTGGCTCTGGCGACCATGTTCCCGGCCGCCATCCTGCGCACCGTCCGCGCGCATCATCTGACTTCAGCGACCAGCTTACGATTCAACGTGGAAACGATGTTAGACATGTATCCGGGCTACGTCGATCAATGGGATGATGGTTCCTTTCCGGGAGCGATTCCCAGTCCGGGGGTCTCTGGCTATATCGTCGTTGATCCGCAGGGATATATCGACGCGCTTGATCTTGGAAGTGGGAATGAAAACCTTTATGGGGATACGATTACCCGCCAGACTTTTGACACCTCTTTGACGATGCTCGATCTGGACCGCGATATTTCTGGCGCAGGTGATCGCGACGATGCCGTCCTGTTCACCACGTCCTCGGATACCTGGGAGCCCCTCGTTACTGCGGCAGTGGAGTCGTTTGTTCCCCCTTATGAATATGTGGATGTTGATCCCAAAGCCGATTTGACAGGGATTAACGACATGGTTGGGAATCAGACCGGTCTAGTACGCGCCCGCGCGATTCTATTCAGCTCCACCGGTAAAGGGGCCGAGTATCGATTTCTAACCGGGGTGGAACCAGGCAGCCCGAATCGAATTCACTGGTCGGAAACCTTCGATTCAGTGGATCGAAATAACGATGGCGACGCCACAGACACTTATCCAGTCGCCAGTACGTTCTCTCCCGAGCGAGTTCAGTTGGAAGTTTCCGACCCGCGTTTAAGTTGGTTAATGTCGGTTCGTCGAACGTACATTGACGGAACCCAGGTAAATAACAATGCGGATATCGTGGTCTTTTTCAACCGTAGTTTCGAACCCGATTCGGAAACAGTTTATACCGGCAGCACATTGACGATTGGTTCGGCTGTGGCCGAGATCAACGCCAGTGACCTGGAGCCACCACCCAAGGTGGGGAACTTCATTTTCGATGCGGAGAAATGCCACTGGTATAAAATTGTCAGCGTGGAATCGACCAACCCTTACGTCGTTTCAATTGACCGACCCGCGGTGAAAAGTAGCACGAAGCTCATGTTAGTACGTAATGTAATCGACGTGTATCCATTGAAAGCATTCACGACCGACTAG
- a CDS encoding prepilin-type N-terminal cleavage/methylation domain-containing protein, with product MISCRQPLLEHFFISRRRASGFTLIELMVAILILGILTAATVSTLTVALDNSRVPSAARTIQAALEGARDRASHANEPRGLRLYYEDVEGHYMVRSMAYLEVVENETAGDIEVRRDSSMGPPTWGDADVVNGTGVNWNSLYNRGLLTEKSKVRLGNWWYHIQSGTLSSSITSDRLRIVPEYRDATGTNMDISAGFVNEGDHEVTLAPVEMADEDPISFPDGVFIDLSVLELQSPSIRPLAWGALADSDYVDIMFSPLGTVDGPLSIQGLLHLPIVEIEDVTLGFDFGDENKEGNESLVTIFTQTGQISTPPINTDNGGTDPFKLARTGITE from the coding sequence ATGATTAGCTGCCGACAGCCCCTATTAGAACACTTTTTCATATCGCGACGTAGAGCCTCCGGTTTTACGTTGATCGAGTTGATGGTGGCGATTCTCATTCTGGGAATCTTGACCGCGGCCACCGTCTCCACGTTAACGGTGGCGTTGGACAACAGTCGGGTTCCATCAGCCGCGCGAACCATTCAGGCGGCGCTCGAAGGTGCCCGCGACCGGGCGAGCCACGCGAATGAACCCCGCGGCTTGCGACTCTATTACGAAGATGTCGAAGGCCACTACATGGTCAGATCGATGGCGTATCTGGAAGTCGTGGAGAATGAAACTGCAGGAGATATTGAAGTCCGCCGAGATTCGAGCATGGGCCCTCCCACTTGGGGAGATGCTGACGTTGTAAATGGTACGGGTGTGAACTGGAACTCGCTTTATAACAGAGGGCTATTGACTGAAAAATCAAAGGTTCGGTTGGGAAATTGGTGGTACCACATCCAAAGTGGAACTCTCTCAAGTTCGATAACTTCAGATCGATTAAGAATCGTTCCGGAATATCGCGATGCGACAGGGACAAATATGGATATCTCAGCAGGATTTGTTAACGAAGGCGATCACGAAGTGACACTCGCCCCCGTCGAAATGGCGGATGAAGATCCCATCAGTTTTCCGGATGGTGTGTTTATCGATTTATCGGTGTTGGAATTACAGAGTCCTTCCATTCGTCCTTTGGCGTGGGGAGCACTTGCGGATTCAGACTACGTCGACATCATGTTCAGTCCACTCGGAACGGTCGATGGGCCACTGTCAATTCAAGGGTTACTGCATCTCCCCATCGTCGAGATCGAAGATGTCACCTTGGGCTTCGATTTTGGTGATGAAAACAAAGAAGGGAATGAATCCCTTGTGACCATTTTTACTCAAACTGGCCAGATTAGCACGCCCCCGATTAATACGGACAACGGTGGCACCGATCCATTCAAACTAGCCAGAACGGGAATAACAGAATGA